In a single window of the bacterium genome:
- a CDS encoding TIGR00300 family protein, with the protein MTKANNEAMVQIEGHIVDSDILSEVFDLIIKAGGKFEIRDFVIGKTNVETSIAQLRVTAPSKDKLTLLLNLLNAKGCFVVTEQAVTLKSALKDQGVPDDFYSTTNFRTEIRLAGRWIKVANQRMDGVIVVASGKASVRKLREVKKGEMIVCGLNGVRVHPEFKSRERGDFSFMSNEVSSEKKVSLAVDKVADMIRLRKGKLVIVAGPVVIHTGAVDSLSRMIRGGFIDGLLTGNALAVHDIENALFGTSLGVDTSAGTPVDQGHRNHMRAINQVNLAGGIKNAVRKKILRTGIMYELVKAKVPFVLAGSLRDDGPLPETITDMNEAQAAYANEIKGAEMVLMLSTMLHSIATGNMFPASVKTVCVDINPSVVTKLADRGSSQALGIVTDVGLFCHLLADKLCK; encoded by the coding sequence ATGACCAAAGCCAACAACGAAGCCATGGTTCAAATCGAAGGACACATCGTCGACTCCGATATCTTGAGCGAGGTCTTTGATCTCATCATCAAAGCCGGCGGCAAGTTTGAAATACGCGACTTTGTAATCGGAAAGACTAACGTCGAAACTTCAATCGCTCAACTCCGCGTCACCGCTCCTTCGAAAGACAAACTGACCCTGCTGCTGAACCTGCTCAATGCCAAAGGCTGCTTCGTTGTGACCGAACAGGCTGTCACTCTCAAATCTGCTCTCAAAGACCAGGGCGTGCCCGACGACTTCTACTCGACTACCAATTTTCGCACCGAAATCAGATTGGCTGGCCGCTGGATCAAAGTCGCAAACCAGCGCATGGATGGCGTCATCGTCGTAGCGAGCGGCAAAGCTTCAGTTCGCAAATTGCGCGAAGTCAAAAAGGGCGAGATGATTGTATGCGGCCTCAACGGCGTCAGAGTACACCCGGAATTCAAATCGCGCGAGCGTGGCGACTTCAGCTTCATGTCTAACGAAGTTTCTTCCGAGAAGAAGGTCTCCCTCGCTGTCGACAAAGTCGCCGATATGATTCGTCTACGAAAAGGCAAGCTGGTCATTGTCGCCGGTCCGGTAGTGATTCATACCGGCGCTGTTGATTCCCTTTCCCGGATGATCCGCGGCGGATTTATTGACGGGCTCCTGACCGGTAACGCGCTTGCTGTTCACGATATCGAAAACGCGCTCTTTGGTACATCACTGGGAGTTGATACTTCCGCCGGAACGCCGGTTGACCAAGGTCACCGCAATCACATGCGCGCCATCAATCAAGTCAATCTCGCCGGAGGGATTAAGAACGCCGTCCGCAAGAAAATCCTGCGCACCGGCATCATGTACGAATTGGTGAAAGCCAAAGTCCCCTTTGTGCTGGCTGGCTCGCTCCGGGATGATGGCCCTCTTCCTGAGACAATCACCGACATGAACGAAGCGCAAGCCGCCTACGCCAATGAAATCAAAGGCGCAGAAATGGTGTTGATGCTCTCGACAATGCTCCATTCCATCGCCACCGGCAATATGTTTCCAGCCTCAGTCAAAACCGTCTGCGTCGACATCAACCCATCAGTCGTCACCAAACTCGCCGACCGCGGCTCTTCGCAAGCTCTCGGCATCGTCACCGATGTCGGCCTCTTCTGTCACCTGCTCGCCGACAAACTCTGCAAATAG
- the speB gene encoding agmatinase, giving the protein MTLYNYLGIPEDKSRYDTSPYVILPVPYEGTVTYGAGTAYGPNAIIEASHEVELFDDELGVESYLVGIHTLPPLETTSKGPEVQNEIIYSRIKTLLGDNKKVCMLGGEHSISYGPVRACLEKFPNLTVLQLDAHADLRDGYLNQKFSHAAVMRRIRDLTDKTVSVGIRNYSIEEHEYIKATNTKIVSAHYINSHPGWIDEVVSGLSGDLYITIDLDGFDPSLVPATGTPEPGGLLWYPTLELLRKAVSKCNLVGFDVVELAPIEGYHAADFLAAKLIYKIIGYDSLKK; this is encoded by the coding sequence ATGACACTCTATAACTATCTTGGTATACCGGAAGACAAATCCCGCTACGATACATCACCATACGTTATTCTTCCCGTCCCCTACGAAGGCACAGTTACTTATGGCGCAGGCACCGCTTATGGTCCGAATGCCATCATCGAAGCTTCTCACGAAGTTGAATTGTTCGATGACGAACTAGGGGTCGAATCCTACTTAGTCGGCATTCACACCCTGCCGCCATTGGAGACAACTTCCAAGGGTCCCGAAGTCCAGAACGAGATCATCTACTCGCGCATAAAGACACTGCTTGGAGATAACAAAAAGGTCTGCATGCTCGGCGGCGAGCACTCGATCAGTTACGGTCCCGTTCGTGCCTGTCTTGAGAAATTCCCGAACTTGACTGTCCTCCAGCTTGATGCCCATGCCGACCTTCGCGATGGCTATCTCAATCAGAAATTCAGCCACGCAGCCGTGATGCGCCGCATTCGCGACTTGACCGACAAAACCGTCAGTGTCGGTATCCGTAACTACTCAATCGAAGAGCACGAGTACATCAAAGCCACCAATACCAAGATCGTCTCGGCTCACTACATCAACTCTCATCCCGGCTGGATCGATGAAGTCGTTTCCGGGCTGTCCGGCGATCTCTATATCACCATCGATCTCGACGGCTTCGACCCGTCACTGGTTCCGGCAACAGGAACACCCGAACCGGGAGGCTTGCTTTGGTATCCAACGCTGGAGCTACTTCGGAAAGCTGTATCTAAATGCAATTTGGTGGGATTCGATGTTGTGGAGTTGGCGCCTATCGAAGGCTATCATGCGGCGGATTTCCTGGCAGCCAAACTGATCTACAAGATAATCGGATATGATTCGTTAAAGAAGTAA